In Castor canadensis chromosome 11, mCasCan1.hap1v2, whole genome shotgun sequence, a single genomic region encodes these proteins:
- the Trim65 gene encoding E3 ubiquitin-protein ligase TRIM65, whose amino-acid sequence MASQLLEEKLTCSICLGLYRNPVTLPCGHNYCGDCIRNVWRRCEKTCPECRKPFPDGAEPSRNVALSDVVETLRVPAPAEGPEPEPEPGAGARCPRHGRPLELFCRTEGLCVCSACTVYDCRLHERALLDVERRERQAQLRARLEVTQQQAIQATTQLQELQQQSSQIQSSACTLASAISSKFSCLLQALKMRQALALRGIEAAKMQALAQVRDGEQLLQGHLEALSQYGNRVQELLEQGNDQTFLQESQQLIEPPEPLWPQTPLQWNEDKQLGDLNESLSPLCVLLLEEESPSSVPVKTADSAPQEALNPLALVPSVVCPLRKKLWHNYRNLTFDLDSANCHFYLSHQDQQVKHHREPQRPARPGSFELWQVQCTQSFQAGRHYWEVRTSDHSVTLGVTYPELSRHKQGTHTDNIGRGPCSWGLCIKENSVQAWHNGKVQRLPRVSGRLLGMDLDLDFGKLTFYSLEPHTQPLHTFHALFSRPLHPIFWLLEGRSLTLCHQPETSLPPGSQKVASGLS is encoded by the exons ATGGCCTCGCAGCTGCTGGAGGAGAAGCTCACCTGCTCCATCTGCTTGGGGCTCTACCGGAACCCAGTGACGCTGCCCTGCGGCCACAACTACTGCGGGGACTGCATCCGGAACGTGTGGCGCCGCTGCGAGAAGACGTGCCCCGAGTGCCGCAAGCCCTTCCCCGACGGCGCCGAGCCCAGCCGCAATGTGGCGCTCAGCGACGTGGTGGAGACGCTGCGCGTGCCCGCCCCGGCCGAGGGCCCCGAGCCCGAGCCCGAGCCCGGCGCCGGTGCGCGCTGCCCCCGCCACGGGCGGCCGCTCGAGCTCTTCTGCCGCACCGAGGGCCTCTGCGTGTGCAGCGCCTGCACCGTGTACGACTGCCGCCTCCACGAGCGCGCGCTGCTGGACGTCGAGCGCCGCGAGCGCCAG GCCCAACTGAGAGCCAGACTGGAAGTCACCCAGCAACAGGCCATTCAGGCTACTACCCAGCTACAGGAGCTGCAGCAGCAAAGCAGCCAGATCCAG AGCTCAGCCTGCACCCTGGCCTCAGCAATTTCCAGCAAATTCAGCTGCCTGTTGCAGGCTCTGAAGATGCGGCAGGCCTTGGCGCTGAGGGGCatagaagcagccaagatgcaGGCACTGGCACAGGTCAGGGATGGAGAACAGCTACTGCAGGGCCACCTGGAGGCTCTGTCTCAGTATGGCAACAGGGTTCAAGAGCTCCTGGAGCAGGGAAATGACCAGACCTTCCTCCAG GAGTCACAGCAGCTCATTGAGCCCCCAGAGCCCCTTTGGCCACAAACCCCTCTGCAGTGGAACGAAGACAAGCAGCTGGGTGATCTGAATGAGTCACTGAGCCCACTATGTGTCCTCCTCCTGGAAGAGGAGAGCCCCTCCAGTGTGCCAGTTAAGACTGCTGACTCAGCACCCCAGG AGGCCCTGAATCCCCTGGCATTGGTCCCAAGCGTGGTGTGTCCACTGAGGAAGAAACTCTGGCACA ATTATCGCAACCTGACCTTTGACCTGGACAGTGCCAACTGCCACTTCTACCTGTCCCACCAGGACCAGCAGGTGAAGCACCATCGTGAGCCCCAGCGTCCAGCTAGACCAGGCAGCTTCGAGCTCTGGCAGGTGCAGTGCACACAGAGTTTCCAGGCTGGgcggcactactgggaggtgcgCACCTCTGACCATTCAGTGACATTGGGTGTCACCTACCCTGAACTGTCCCGACACAAGCAGGGAACTCACACAGACAACATTGGCCGCGGCCCCTGCTCCTGGGGCCTCTGCATTAAGGAGAACAGTGTCCAGGCCTGGCACAATGGTAAGGTCCAGCGCCTCCCCAGGGTGTCTGGACGGCTTCTGGGTATGGATTTGGACTTGGATTTTGGCAAACTCACCTTCTATAGCCTGGAGCCGCATACCCAGCCCCTACACACCTTCCATGCCCTCTTCAGCCGGCCTCTCCACCCAATCTTCTGGCTCCTGGAGGGGAGGTCCCTCACTCTGTGTCATCAGCCTGAGACCAGCCTCCCTCCAGGGTCCCAGAAAGTGGCCTCAGGGCTCAGCTGA
- the Trim47 gene encoding E3 ubiquitin-protein ligase TRIM47 isoform X2: MDGSGPFSCPICLELLREPVTLPCGHNFCLACLGVLWPHRSAGRTGGSGGAARCPLCQEPFPDGLQLRKNHTLSELLQLRQGLSPRPMPSPAPTPARGATPEPSAPSAPPSAPEPSAPCAPEPWGAGKEPVRCDACPEGAAQPAALSCLSCLASFCPAHLGPHERSPSLRGHRLVQPLRRLEDSLCPRHLRPLERYCRAERVCLCEACAAQEHRGHELVPLEQERALQEAEQPKILSAVEDRMDELGASIAQSRRTVALVKSAAVAERERVTQLFAEAVATLQRFQTEVLGFIKEGESTMLGHSQGDLQRQEEQRSRLSRARHNLSQVPEADSVSFLQELLALRLALEEGCGPGPGPPRELSFTKSSQAIRAVRDVLVSACASQWEQLQGLGSDEDGLQKLGSEADTEPQDPDSTNLLESEAPRDYFLKFAYIVDLDSDTADKFLQLFGTKGVKRVLCPINYPESPTRFTHCEQWNGRGFSVWFHGLEATLPHAFSPTVGVCLEYADHALAFYAVREGKLSLLRRLKASRPRRSGALASPTDLFQSRLDSHFAGLFTHRLKPAFFLESVDAHLQIGPLKKSCISVLKRR, translated from the exons ATGGACGGCAGCGGACCCTTCAGCTGCCCCATCTGTCTAGAGCTGCTCCGGGAGCCGGTGACGCTGCCCTGCGGCCACAACTTCTGCCTGGCCTGCCTGGGCGTACTCTGGCCGCACCGCAGCGCGGGTCGCACGGGAGGATCCGGAGGCGCGGCCCGCTGCCCGCTGTGCCAGGAGCCCTTCCCCGACGGCCTGCAGCTCCGCAAGAACCACACGCTGTCTGAACTGCTACAGCTCCGCCAGGGCTTGAGCCCGAGACCCATGCCTTCCCCGGCCCCCACCCCGGCCCGGGGCGCGACGCCGGAACCCTCGGCCCCCAGCGCGCCACCCAGCGCTCCGGAACCGTCGGCTCCCTGCGCACCCGAGCCATGGGGGGCGGGCAAAGAGCCGGTGCGCTGCGACGCGTGCCCCGAGGGCGCGGCCCAGCCCGCGGCGCTCTCCTGCCTCTCCTGCCTGGCCTCCTTCTGCCCCGCGCACCTGGGCCCGCACGAGCGCAGCCCCTCACTGCGTGGGCACCGCCTGGTGCAGCCGCTGCGCCGGCTGGAGGACAGCCTTTGCCCGCGCCACCTGCGGCCGCTGGAGCGCTACTGTCGCGCCGAGCGCGTGTGCCTGTGCGAGGCCTGTGCAGCCCAGGAGCACCGCGGCCACGAGCTCGTGCCGCTGGAGCAGGAGCGCGCGCTCCAGGAG GCAGAGCAGCCCAAAATCCTGAGCGCTGTGGAGGACCGCATGGATGAGCTGGGTGCCAGCATTGCACAGTCCCGACGAACAGTAGCCCTCGTCAAG AGCGCAGCTGTGGCAGAGCGGGAGAGGGTAACCCAGCTGTTTGCCGAGGCTGTGGCCACCCTGCAGCGCTTCCAGACCGAGGTTCTGGGCTTCATTAAGGAAGGGGAATCCACCATGTTGGGCCACTCCCAGGGTGACCTGCAGCGACAGGAAGAACAGCGCAGCCGCCTAAGCAGGGCCCGCCACAACCTCAGTCAGGTCCCTGAAGCCGACTCAGTCAGCTTCCTGCAG GAGCTCCTGGCACTACGGCTGGCCCTGGAGGAGGGGTGTGGCCCTGGTCCTGGCCCCCCCAGGGAGCTCAGCTTCACCAAGTCCTCCCAAGCCATCCGGGCGGTGAGAGACGTGCTGGTCTCGGCCTGTGCCAGCCAGTGGGAGCAGCTGCAGGGGCTGGGCAGTGACGAGGATGGGCTGCAGAAGCTGGGCTCAGAAG CTGATACAGAGCCCCAGGACCCTGACAGCACCAACCTCCTGGAGAGTGAGGCTCCCAGGGACTATTTCCTGAAAT TTGCCTACATCGTGGACTTGGACAGTGACACGGCAGACAAGTTCCTGCAGCTGTTCGGAACCAAAGGTGTCAAGAGGGTGCTGTGTCCTATCAACTACCCCGAGTCACCCACCCGCTTCACCCACTGCGAGCAG TGGAACGGACGTGGCTTCTCTGTCTGGTTCCACGGGCTGGAGGCCACACTGCCCCACGCCTTCTCGCCCACGGTCGGGGTCTGCCTGGAGTATGCTGACCATGCCCTGGCCTTCTACGCCGTGCGCGAGGGGAAGCTGAGCCTTCTTCGGAGGCTGAAAGCCTCACGGCCACGCCGGAGTGGCGCCCTGGCCTCCCCCACTGATCTCTTTCAGAGCCGCCTGGACAGTCACTTTGCAGGGCTCTTTACCCACAGGCTTAAGCCTGCTTTCTTCTTAGAGAGTGTAGACGCTCATCTGCAGATTGGGCCCCTCAAAAAATCCTGCATATCGGTGCTGAAGAGGAG
- the Mrpl38 gene encoding large ribosomal subunit protein mL38: protein MAAPWWRFMLYGSRAWRDFSTSAAVSRRTAPLGPMPNQDIDVSNLERLEKYRSFDRYRRRAEEEAQAPHWWRTYREHFGEKTDPKDKIDIGLPPPKVCRRQQLVERKRILQELRTSSEEEQAARLGTASIPLEAVRAEWERTCGPYHKQRLAEYYGLYRDLFHGATFVPRVPLHVTYAVGEDDLMPVYHGNEVTPTEAAQAPEVTYGTDEGSIWTLLLTNLDGHLLEPDAEYVHWLITNIPGNRVAEGQETCPYLPPFPARGTGFHRFAFLLFKQDKPIDFSEDTRPSPCYQLTQRTFRTFDFYNKHQKAMTPAGLAFFQCRWDDSVTSTFHHLLDMREPVFEFVRPPPYHPKQKRFPHRQPLRYLDRYRDSHEPTYGIY from the exons ATGGCGGCCCCCTGGTGGCGATTCATGCTGTACGGGAGTCGGGCATGGCGGGACTTCAGCACCTCGG CCGCTGTGAGCCGGCGGACCGCACCGCTGGGGCCCATGCCCAACCAGGACATCGACGTGAGCAACCTGGAGCGGCTGGAGAAGTACCGGAGTTTCGACCGCTACCGGCGCCGGGCGGAAGAGGAGGCGCAGGCCCCGCACTGGTGGCGGACCTACCGGGAACATTTCGGGGAGAAGACAG ATCCCAAAGACAAAATTGACATTGGGCTGCCTCCACCCAAGGTCTGCCGGCGCCAGCAGCTAGTGGAACGGAAACGGATCCTCCAGGAACTTCGGACCAGTTCGGAAGAGGAGCAGGCTGCCCGCCTGGGCACAG CCAGCATCCCACTGGAGGCTGTGCGGGCTGAGTGGGAGAGGACCTGCGGCCCCTACCACAAGCAGCGTCTGGCTGAGTACTATGGCCTCTATCGAGACCTGTTCCACGGTGCCACATTTGTGCCCCGGGTCCCCCTGCATGTGACTTACGCTGTGGGTGAGGACGACCTGATGCCTGTGTACCATGGCAATGAAGTGACTCCAACTGAG GCTGCCCAGGCCCCAGAAGTGACCTATGGGACAGATGAGGGATCCATCTGGACACTGCTGCTCACCAACTTGG ATGGACACCTGTTGGAACCAGACGCTGAGTACGTCCACTGGCTAAT AACCAACATCCCGGGCAACAGGGTGGCTGAAGGACAGGAGACGTGTCCTTACCTACCCCCCTTCCCTGCCCGAGGCACCGGCTTCCATCGCTTTGCCTTCCTGCTCTTCAAGCAGGACAAGCCAATTGACTTCTCTGAGGACACCCGCCCCTCACCCTG CTACCAGCTGACCCAGCGGACCTTCCGCACTTTTGATTTCTACAATAAACACCAGAAAGCCATGACTCCAGCTGGCCTGGCCTTCTTCCAGTGCCGCTGGGATGACTCTGTCACCAGCACTTTCCACCATCTTCTGG ACATGCGGGAGCCTGTGTTTGAGTTTGTGAGGCCGCCCCCTTACCACCCCAAGCAGAAGCGCTTTCCCCACCGGCAGCCCCTGCGATACCTGGACCGGTACAGGGACAGTCATGAGCCTACCTATGGCATCTACTGA
- the Trim47 gene encoding E3 ubiquitin-protein ligase TRIM47 isoform X1: MDGSGPFSCPICLELLREPVTLPCGHNFCLACLGVLWPHRSAGRTGGSGGAARCPLCQEPFPDGLQLRKNHTLSELLQLRQGLSPRPMPSPAPTPARGATPEPSAPSAPPSAPEPSAPCAPEPWGAGKEPVRCDACPEGAAQPAALSCLSCLASFCPAHLGPHERSPSLRGHRLVQPLRRLEDSLCPRHLRPLERYCRAERVCLCEACAAQEHRGHELVPLEQERALQEAEQPKILSAVEDRMDELGASIAQSRRTVALVKSAAVAERERVTQLFAEAVATLQRFQTEVLGFIKEGESTMLGHSQGDLQRQEEQRSRLSRARHNLSQVPEADSVSFLQELLALRLALEEGCGPGPGPPRELSFTKSSQAIRAVRDVLVSACASQWEQLQGLGSDEDGLQKLGSEADTEPQDPDSTNLLESEAPRDYFLKFAYIVDLDSDTADKFLQLFGTKGVKRVLCPINYPESPTRFTHCEQVLGEGALDRGTYYWEVEIIEGWVSVGVMAEGFSPQEPYDRGRLGRNAHSCCLQWNGRGFSVWFHGLEATLPHAFSPTVGVCLEYADHALAFYAVREGKLSLLRRLKASRPRRSGALASPTDLFQSRLDSHFAGLFTHRLKPAFFLESVDAHLQIGPLKKSCISVLKRR; encoded by the exons ATGGACGGCAGCGGACCCTTCAGCTGCCCCATCTGTCTAGAGCTGCTCCGGGAGCCGGTGACGCTGCCCTGCGGCCACAACTTCTGCCTGGCCTGCCTGGGCGTACTCTGGCCGCACCGCAGCGCGGGTCGCACGGGAGGATCCGGAGGCGCGGCCCGCTGCCCGCTGTGCCAGGAGCCCTTCCCCGACGGCCTGCAGCTCCGCAAGAACCACACGCTGTCTGAACTGCTACAGCTCCGCCAGGGCTTGAGCCCGAGACCCATGCCTTCCCCGGCCCCCACCCCGGCCCGGGGCGCGACGCCGGAACCCTCGGCCCCCAGCGCGCCACCCAGCGCTCCGGAACCGTCGGCTCCCTGCGCACCCGAGCCATGGGGGGCGGGCAAAGAGCCGGTGCGCTGCGACGCGTGCCCCGAGGGCGCGGCCCAGCCCGCGGCGCTCTCCTGCCTCTCCTGCCTGGCCTCCTTCTGCCCCGCGCACCTGGGCCCGCACGAGCGCAGCCCCTCACTGCGTGGGCACCGCCTGGTGCAGCCGCTGCGCCGGCTGGAGGACAGCCTTTGCCCGCGCCACCTGCGGCCGCTGGAGCGCTACTGTCGCGCCGAGCGCGTGTGCCTGTGCGAGGCCTGTGCAGCCCAGGAGCACCGCGGCCACGAGCTCGTGCCGCTGGAGCAGGAGCGCGCGCTCCAGGAG GCAGAGCAGCCCAAAATCCTGAGCGCTGTGGAGGACCGCATGGATGAGCTGGGTGCCAGCATTGCACAGTCCCGACGAACAGTAGCCCTCGTCAAG AGCGCAGCTGTGGCAGAGCGGGAGAGGGTAACCCAGCTGTTTGCCGAGGCTGTGGCCACCCTGCAGCGCTTCCAGACCGAGGTTCTGGGCTTCATTAAGGAAGGGGAATCCACCATGTTGGGCCACTCCCAGGGTGACCTGCAGCGACAGGAAGAACAGCGCAGCCGCCTAAGCAGGGCCCGCCACAACCTCAGTCAGGTCCCTGAAGCCGACTCAGTCAGCTTCCTGCAG GAGCTCCTGGCACTACGGCTGGCCCTGGAGGAGGGGTGTGGCCCTGGTCCTGGCCCCCCCAGGGAGCTCAGCTTCACCAAGTCCTCCCAAGCCATCCGGGCGGTGAGAGACGTGCTGGTCTCGGCCTGTGCCAGCCAGTGGGAGCAGCTGCAGGGGCTGGGCAGTGACGAGGATGGGCTGCAGAAGCTGGGCTCAGAAG CTGATACAGAGCCCCAGGACCCTGACAGCACCAACCTCCTGGAGAGTGAGGCTCCCAGGGACTATTTCCTGAAAT TTGCCTACATCGTGGACTTGGACAGTGACACGGCAGACAAGTTCCTGCAGCTGTTCGGAACCAAAGGTGTCAAGAGGGTGCTGTGTCCTATCAACTACCCCGAGTCACCCACCCGCTTCACCCACTGCGAGCAGGTGCTGGGTGAGGGTGCCCTGGATCGGGGCACCTactactgggaggtggagatcatcgAGGGTTGGGTCAGTGTTGGGGTCATGGCTGAAGGCTTCTCCCCACAAGAGCCCTACGACCGGGGCCGGCTGGGCCGTAATGCACACTCATGCTGTCTGCAGTGGAACGGACGTGGCTTCTCTGTCTGGTTCCACGGGCTGGAGGCCACACTGCCCCACGCCTTCTCGCCCACGGTCGGGGTCTGCCTGGAGTATGCTGACCATGCCCTGGCCTTCTACGCCGTGCGCGAGGGGAAGCTGAGCCTTCTTCGGAGGCTGAAAGCCTCACGGCCACGCCGGAGTGGCGCCCTGGCCTCCCCCACTGATCTCTTTCAGAGCCGCCTGGACAGTCACTTTGCAGGGCTCTTTACCCACAGGCTTAAGCCTGCTTTCTTCTTAGAGAGTGTAGACGCTCATCTGCAGATTGGGCCCCTCAAAAAATCCTGCATATCGGTGCTGAAGAGGAG